From Streptomyces sp. NBC_01754, a single genomic window includes:
- a CDS encoding CbtA family protein: protein MNSATVRNLLVRGMLAGLAAGVLALVVAYFLGEPSVDSAIGLEEAQAHSHGGAHEHEVEVVSRSLQSTAGLATGILVYGIAFGGIAALAFCFALGRVGRFGPRATALLLSGCALLAVYVVPYLKYPVNPPAVGDPDTIGKRTTLYFLMMVLSVLLAIAATLLGKRLAPRLGAWYATVAAVAAFAVVIGLAYVFLPVINEVPDDFPATLLWRFRLSALAIQAVLWGGLGLFLGELAERLLNPKPAQGAPGRAVPAAR from the coding sequence ATGAACTCCGCAACCGTAAGAAACCTCCTCGTACGAGGCATGCTCGCCGGCCTGGCCGCCGGTGTGCTCGCCCTGGTCGTCGCCTACTTCCTCGGGGAACCGAGCGTCGACAGCGCGATCGGCCTGGAAGAAGCCCAGGCGCACTCCCACGGGGGCGCCCACGAGCACGAGGTGGAAGTGGTCTCCCGCTCACTCCAGTCCACGGCCGGCCTCGCCACCGGCATCCTCGTCTACGGGATCGCCTTCGGCGGTATCGCCGCCCTCGCCTTCTGCTTCGCGCTCGGCCGCGTCGGGCGCTTCGGCCCCCGGGCGACCGCTCTGCTGCTGTCCGGCTGCGCCCTGCTGGCCGTGTACGTCGTGCCGTACCTGAAGTACCCCGTCAACCCGCCGGCCGTCGGCGACCCCGACACCATCGGCAAGCGCACGACGCTGTACTTCCTGATGATGGTGCTCAGCGTGCTCCTGGCCATCGCCGCGACCCTCCTGGGCAAGCGGCTCGCGCCCCGGCTGGGCGCCTGGTACGCCACCGTGGCCGCGGTGGCAGCCTTCGCCGTCGTGATCGGGCTCGCCTACGTGTTCCTGCCGGTGATCAACGAGGTGCCGGACGACTTCCCGGCCACCCTGCTGTGGCGCTTCCGGCTCTCCGCACTGGCCATCCAGGCCGTGCTGTGGGGCGGACTGGGCCTGTTCCTCGGCGAACTGGCCGAGCGGCTGCTCAACCCGAAACCCGCCCAGGGCGCGCCCGGTCGAGCGGTTCCGGCCGCACGCTGA
- a CDS encoding CbtB domain-containing protein produces the protein MAQNVAQPTATIPVVPAALPLKAIAPWAVFFGILMLILLYFVGAEQGATSVFSGTGVHEWVHDARHLLGFPCH, from the coding sequence ATGGCGCAGAACGTCGCTCAGCCGACAGCCACCATCCCCGTCGTTCCCGCCGCGCTACCGCTGAAGGCGATAGCACCCTGGGCGGTCTTCTTCGGCATCCTGATGCTGATCCTGCTGTACTTCGTCGGCGCCGAACAGGGCGCCACCTCCGTGTTCAGCGGCACGGGCGTCCACGAGTGGGTACACGACGCCCGCCACCTGCTCGGCTTCCCCTGCCACTGA
- the dapA gene encoding 4-hydroxy-tetrahydrodipicolinate synthase, whose product MTATARTPGPFGRALCAMITPFTSAGELDLEAARRHARRLVADGCDGLVLSGTTGESPTTTDPEKTALLRAVREAVGEGVPLLAGVGSSDTRHTVRLAQDAEAAGANGLLVVTPYYSRPPQAAVEAHFLRVAEATGIPLMLYDIPGRTGTRIEPDTLLRLAEHPRVVAVKDCSYDLLAATKVMARTRLAYYSGCEELNLPLYALGGAGYVSTVANVAPRQMRSVLDAFDAGETARAARLNQLAAPLVEAMMAGGLPGTVTVKALLDAGPVREPLLPADREATGGLREAYEGLLAATG is encoded by the coding sequence ATGACAGCGACAGCCCGTACCCCCGGGCCCTTCGGCCGCGCGCTCTGCGCCATGATCACACCGTTCACCTCCGCCGGTGAGCTGGACCTGGAGGCCGCCCGCCGGCACGCCCGCCGCCTGGTCGCGGACGGCTGTGACGGGCTGGTGCTGAGCGGCACCACTGGCGAGTCCCCCACCACCACCGACCCGGAGAAGACCGCGCTGCTGCGTGCGGTCCGCGAGGCGGTCGGCGAGGGCGTCCCGCTGCTCGCCGGGGTGGGAAGCTCCGACACCCGGCACACCGTGCGCCTCGCCCAGGACGCCGAGGCGGCGGGGGCGAACGGCCTGCTGGTCGTGACCCCCTACTACAGCCGCCCTCCGCAGGCCGCGGTCGAGGCCCACTTCCTCCGCGTCGCGGAGGCCACCGGCATCCCGCTCATGCTGTACGACATCCCCGGCCGCACCGGCACCCGGATCGAGCCGGACACGCTGCTGCGACTGGCGGAGCATCCACGCGTCGTGGCGGTCAAGGACTGCTCGTACGACCTGCTCGCGGCGACGAAGGTCATGGCGCGGACCCGGCTCGCCTACTACTCGGGCTGCGAGGAGCTGAACCTTCCGCTGTACGCCCTCGGCGGCGCGGGCTACGTCAGTACGGTAGCCAATGTGGCACCCCGTCAGATGCGGTCGGTCCTGGACGCGTTCGACGCCGGCGAGACGGCACGGGCGGCCCGCCTCAACCAGCTGGCGGCGCCCCTGGTGGAGGCGATGATGGCGGGCGGCCTGCCCGGGACCGTCACCGTCAAGGCCCTCCTGGACGCGGGCCCGGTCCGCGAACCACTGCTGCCCGCCGACCGCGAGGCGACCGGCGGGCTGCGCGAGGCGTACGAGGGACTCCTCGCCGCGACCGGCTAG
- the dapD gene encoding 2,3,4,5-tetrahydropyridine-2,6-dicarboxylate N-succinyltransferase: MTDTTSQGSARTTGAVAAGLATIAGDGTVLDTWFPAPELVADPGPAGTRRLSADEAVNRLGEGASKAVGVDARRGVEVVAVSTVISSLEDKPLDAHDSYLRLHLLSHRLVRPHGQNLDGIFGFLANVAWTSLGPVAVDDLEKVRLNARAEGLHLQVTSVDKFPRMTDYVAPKGVRVADADRVRLGAHLAAGTTVMHEGFVNFNAGTLGTSMVEGRISAGVVVGDGSDIGGGASTMGTLSGGGKERIVIGQRCLIGAEAGIGIALGDECVVEAGLYVTAGTRVTMPDGQVVKARELSGASNILFRRNSVTGTVEARPNNAVWDGLNDILHSHN; this comes from the coding sequence ATGACCGACACGACTTCCCAGGGCTCCGCCCGTACCACCGGCGCCGTCGCCGCCGGCCTCGCCACCATCGCCGGTGACGGCACCGTCCTCGACACATGGTTCCCCGCCCCCGAGCTCGTCGCCGACCCCGGCCCGGCCGGGACGCGGCGCCTGTCCGCCGACGAGGCGGTGAACCGGCTCGGCGAGGGCGCGTCGAAGGCCGTCGGGGTGGACGCGCGCCGGGGCGTCGAGGTCGTCGCCGTGTCCACGGTCATCTCCTCGCTGGAGGACAAGCCGCTCGACGCCCACGACTCCTACCTGCGGCTGCACCTGCTCTCGCACCGTCTCGTCCGGCCCCACGGGCAGAACCTCGACGGGATCTTCGGCTTCCTCGCCAACGTCGCCTGGACCTCGCTCGGTCCCGTCGCCGTCGACGACCTGGAGAAGGTCCGGCTCAACGCCCGTGCGGAGGGCCTGCACCTCCAGGTCACCTCGGTCGACAAGTTCCCCCGGATGACGGACTACGTCGCGCCCAAGGGCGTACGCGTCGCGGACGCCGACCGGGTCCGGCTCGGGGCGCACCTCGCCGCCGGTACGACCGTGATGCACGAGGGCTTCGTCAACTTCAACGCGGGCACCCTGGGCACCTCCATGGTCGAGGGCCGCATCTCGGCCGGCGTCGTCGTCGGGGACGGCTCCGACATCGGCGGCGGCGCCTCCACCATGGGCACCCTCTCCGGCGGCGGCAAGGAGCGCATCGTCATCGGGCAGCGCTGCCTGATCGGCGCGGAGGCCGGTATCGGTATCGCGCTCGGTGACGAGTGCGTCGTGGAGGCCGGGCTGTACGTCACCGCCGGCACCCGTGTCACGATGCCGGACGGACAGGTCGTCAAGGCCCGGGAGCTCTCCGGGGCCTCGAACATCCTCTTCCGCCGCAACTCGGTCACCGGCACCGTCGAGGCCCGCCCCAACAACGCGGTCTGGGACGGGCTCAACGACATCCTGCACAGCCACAACTAG
- a CDS encoding metal-sulfur cluster assembly factor: MSENETLTTRPASEEEVREALYDVVDPELGIDVVNLGLIYGVHVDEANIATLDMTLTSAACPLTDVIEDQAKSATEGIVNELRINWVWMPPWGPDKITDDGREQLRALGFNV; this comes from the coding sequence ATGAGCGAGAACGAGACTCTCACCACCAGGCCGGCCTCCGAGGAGGAGGTCCGCGAGGCGCTGTACGACGTGGTCGACCCCGAGCTGGGGATCGACGTCGTCAACCTGGGCCTGATCTACGGTGTCCACGTCGACGAGGCGAACATCGCCACCCTCGACATGACGCTGACGTCCGCGGCCTGCCCGCTGACCGACGTCATCGAGGACCAGGCGAAGTCCGCGACCGAGGGGATCGTGAACGAGCTGCGGATCAACTGGGTCTGGATGCCGCCGTGGGGCCCGGACAAGATCACCGACGACGGGCGCGAGCAGCTGCGCGCCCTGGGCTTCAACGTCTGA
- the sufU gene encoding Fe-S cluster assembly sulfur transfer protein SufU: MKLDSMYQEVILDHYKHPHGRGLREGDAEVHHVNPTCGDEITLRVKYDGETVADVSYEGQGCSISQASASVLNDLLVGKELGEAHKIQEAFLELMQSKGQLEPDDTMEELLEDAVAFAGVSKYPARVKCALLSWMAWKDATAQALSEGKTA; encoded by the coding sequence GTGAAGCTTGACTCCATGTACCAGGAAGTGATCCTGGACCACTACAAGCACCCCCACGGGCGCGGCCTGCGGGAGGGCGACGCCGAGGTGCACCACGTCAACCCGACGTGCGGCGACGAGATCACGCTCCGCGTGAAGTACGACGGCGAGACGGTCGCCGACGTCAGCTACGAGGGCCAGGGCTGCTCCATCAGCCAGGCCAGCGCCTCCGTCCTCAACGACCTGCTGGTCGGCAAGGAGCTCGGCGAGGCGCACAAGATCCAGGAGGCCTTCCTGGAACTGATGCAGTCCAAGGGTCAGCTGGAGCCGGACGACACGATGGAGGAGCTGCTGGAGGACGCTGTCGCGTTCGCCGGAGTCTCCAAGTACCCGGCTCGGGTCAAGTGCGCACTGCTGAGCTGGATGGCGTGGAAAGACGCGACGGCGCAGGCGCTGTCCGAAGGGAAGACGGCATGA
- a CDS encoding cysteine desulfurase, with protein sequence MTDARQGLSGLLDTEAIRKDFPILDRTVHDGRKLVYLDSAATSQKPRQVLDALSTYYERYNANVHRGVYTLAEEATALYEGARDKVAAFINAPSRNEVIFTKNASESLNLVANMLGWADEPYRVDSDTEIVTTEMEHHSNIVPWQLLAQRTGAKLKWFGITDDGRLDLSDIDEVITEKTKIVTLTLVSNIMGTINPVEKIIRRAQQVGALVCVDASQAAPHMVLDVQALQADFVAFTGHKMVGPTGIGVLWGRQELLEDLPPFLGGGEMIETVSMHSSTYAPAPYKFEAGTPPIAQAVGLGAAVDYLSAIGMENIHRHEQAITAYAVKRLLAVPDLRIIGPATAEDRGAAISFTLGDIHPHDVGQVLDEQGIAVRVGHHCARPVCLRYGIPATTRASFYLYSTPAEVDALVDGLEHVRNFFG encoded by the coding sequence GTGACTGACGCCCGACAGGGGCTCTCCGGCCTCCTCGACACCGAGGCGATCCGTAAGGACTTCCCGATCCTGGACCGCACGGTCCACGACGGCAGGAAGCTCGTGTACCTGGACAGCGCGGCGACCTCGCAGAAGCCGCGCCAGGTCCTCGACGCGCTCAGCACGTACTACGAGCGCTACAACGCCAACGTCCACCGCGGTGTGTACACCCTCGCGGAGGAGGCCACCGCGTTGTACGAGGGTGCCCGCGACAAGGTCGCGGCCTTCATCAACGCTCCCAGCCGCAACGAGGTGATCTTCACCAAGAACGCCTCGGAGTCGCTGAACCTCGTGGCCAACATGCTCGGCTGGGCGGACGAGCCCTATCGGGTCGACAGCGACACCGAGATCGTCACCACCGAGATGGAGCACCACTCCAACATCGTGCCGTGGCAGCTGCTGGCGCAGCGTACGGGCGCGAAGCTGAAGTGGTTCGGCATCACGGACGACGGCCGGCTCGACCTGTCCGACATCGACGAGGTCATCACCGAGAAGACGAAGATCGTCACGCTCACGCTGGTGTCCAACATCATGGGTACGATCAACCCGGTCGAGAAGATCATCCGGCGTGCCCAGCAGGTCGGCGCGCTGGTCTGTGTGGACGCCTCCCAGGCCGCCCCGCACATGGTGCTGGACGTGCAGGCGCTCCAGGCCGACTTCGTGGCCTTCACCGGCCACAAGATGGTCGGCCCGACCGGCATCGGCGTCCTGTGGGGCCGGCAGGAGCTCCTGGAGGACCTGCCGCCCTTCCTCGGCGGCGGCGAGATGATCGAGACCGTGTCGATGCACTCGTCGACGTACGCCCCGGCCCCGTACAAGTTCGAGGCCGGTACGCCCCCGATCGCCCAGGCCGTCGGCCTCGGCGCGGCCGTGGACTACCTCTCGGCCATCGGCATGGAGAACATCCACCGCCATGAGCAGGCGATCACCGCGTACGCGGTGAAGCGGCTCCTGGCCGTGCCCGACCTGCGGATCATCGGCCCGGCGACGGCCGAGGACCGCGGGGCGGCGATCTCCTTCACGCTCGGGGACATCCACCCCCACGACGTGGGCCAGGTGCTCGACGAGCAGGGCATCGCCGTCCGGGTCGGACACCACTGCGCGCGGCCGGTCTGCCTGCGGTACGGAATTCCTGCGACGACGCGAGCGTCGTTCTATCTGTACTCCACGCCGGCCGAGGTCGACGCCCTGGTGGACGGCCTGGAGCACGTGCGGAACTTTTTCGGATAA
- the sufC gene encoding Fe-S cluster assembly ATPase SufC yields MATLEIRDLHVSVEADNATKEILKGVDLTVKQGETHAIMGPNGSGKSTLAYSIAGHPKYTITRGTVTLDGEDILEMSVDERARAGLFLAMQYPIEIPGVSVSNFLRTSATAVRGEAPKLRTWVKEVKEAMSGLHMDPAFAERNVNEGFSGGEKKRHEILQLELLRPKVAILDETDSGLDVDALRVVSEGVNRVRESGEVGTLLITHYTRILRYIKPDFVHVFANGRIAESGGAELADKLENEGYEAYVKGGAVSGANSGGAVA; encoded by the coding sequence ATGGCAACGCTTGAAATCCGCGACCTGCACGTCTCCGTCGAGGCCGACAACGCCACGAAGGAGATCCTCAAGGGCGTCGACCTGACTGTGAAGCAGGGCGAGACCCACGCCATCATGGGCCCGAACGGGTCCGGCAAGTCCACCCTCGCCTACTCGATCGCCGGTCACCCCAAGTACACGATCACGCGTGGCACGGTGACCCTGGACGGCGAGGACATCCTGGAGATGTCCGTCGACGAGCGGGCCCGCGCCGGTCTGTTCCTCGCCATGCAGTACCCGATCGAGATCCCCGGTGTCTCGGTCTCCAACTTCCTGCGCACCTCCGCCACCGCCGTCCGCGGCGAGGCCCCCAAGCTGCGTACGTGGGTCAAGGAGGTCAAGGAGGCGATGTCCGGGCTCCACATGGACCCGGCCTTCGCCGAGCGCAACGTCAACGAGGGTTTCTCCGGCGGTGAGAAGAAGCGCCACGAGATCCTCCAGCTGGAGCTCCTCAGGCCGAAGGTCGCCATCCTCGACGAGACCGACTCCGGTCTGGACGTCGACGCCCTGCGCGTCGTCTCCGAGGGCGTCAACCGGGTCCGTGAGTCCGGCGAGGTCGGCACCCTGCTGATCACGCACTACACGCGGATCCTGCGCTACATCAAGCCCGACTTCGTGCACGTCTTCGCCAACGGCCGCATCGCCGAGTCCGGCGGCGCCGAGCTCGCCGACAAGCTGGAGAACGAGGGCTACGAGGCATACGTGAAGGGCGGCGCCGTGAGCGGAGCGAACTCAGGAGGGGCAGTCGCGTGA
- a CDS encoding bifunctional 3-phenylpropionate/cinnamic acid dioxygenase ferredoxin subunit, with product MAFVRACALSELEDDTPRRVELDGTPVSVVRTEGEVFAINDICSHANVSLSEGEVEDCSIECWLHGSSFDLRTGKPSGLPATRPVPVYPVKIEGDDVLVSVTQES from the coding sequence ATGGCCTTCGTCCGCGCCTGTGCGCTGAGCGAGCTGGAGGACGACACCCCCAGGCGGGTGGAACTCGACGGCACGCCGGTCTCCGTCGTCCGCACCGAGGGCGAGGTGTTCGCGATCAACGACATCTGCTCGCACGCGAACGTCTCACTGTCGGAGGGCGAGGTGGAGGACTGCTCGATCGAGTGCTGGCTGCACGGATCGAGCTTCGACCTGCGCACCGGCAAGCCGTCCGGCCTTCCCGCGACGCGCCCCGTCCCCGTATACCCCGTAAAGATCGAAGGGGACGATGTGCTCGTCTCCGTCACCCAGGAGTCCTGA
- the sufD gene encoding Fe-S cluster assembly protein SufD codes for MAEALNSPPLGSARAGGPPPVGSTTAGSIAVAAESTVATRMSAPPSFDVADFPVPHGREEEWRFTPLERLRGLHDGTAVATGDGVKIAVEAPEGVTVETVGRDDARLRDGGVPVDRVAAQAYASFDQASVVTVAKEAVLTEPIRIAVHGEGGVAYGHQVIRLGAFAEAVVVIDHTGDTVLAANVDYILGDGAKLTVVSVQDWDEKAVHVGQHNALVGRDASFKSVVVTFGGDVVRLHPRVAYAGPGGEAELFGLYFTDKGQHQEHRLLVDHNTPHCRSNVTYKGALQGDGAHAVWIGDVLIQAAAEGTDTYEMNRNLVLTDGARVDSVPNLEIETGEIVGAGHASATGRFEDEQLFYLQSRGIPEEEARRLVVHGFFAELVQQIGLPDVEARLLDKIEDELKATV; via the coding sequence ATGGCTGAGGCCCTGAATTCTCCCCCTCTCGGCTCCGCGCGAGCGGGGGGACCCCCGCCGGTGGGCTCCACCACCGCCGGCTCGATCGCGGTGGCCGCCGAGTCGACCGTCGCCACGCGCATGAGCGCGCCGCCGTCCTTCGACGTCGCGGACTTCCCCGTCCCGCACGGCCGCGAGGAGGAGTGGCGCTTCACCCCGCTGGAACGGCTGCGCGGGCTGCACGACGGCACCGCCGTCGCCACCGGTGACGGCGTCAAGATCGCCGTCGAGGCGCCCGAGGGCGTCACGGTGGAGACCGTCGGCCGGGACGACGCGCGGCTGCGCGACGGGGGAGTCCCGGTGGACCGGGTCGCCGCCCAGGCGTACGCCTCCTTCGACCAGGCCTCCGTCGTCACCGTCGCCAAGGAAGCCGTGCTCACCGAGCCGATCCGGATCGCCGTGCACGGCGAGGGCGGCGTCGCCTACGGCCACCAGGTCATCCGGCTGGGCGCCTTCGCCGAGGCCGTCGTCGTCATCGACCACACCGGTGACACCGTGCTCGCCGCCAACGTCGACTACATCCTGGGCGACGGGGCGAAGCTGACCGTCGTCTCCGTCCAGGACTGGGACGAGAAGGCCGTCCACGTCGGCCAGCACAACGCGCTGGTCGGCCGCGACGCCTCCTTCAAGTCCGTCGTCGTCACCTTCGGCGGCGACGTGGTCCGCCTCCACCCCCGGGTGGCCTACGCGGGCCCCGGCGGCGAGGCCGAGCTCTTCGGGCTGTACTTCACCGACAAGGGCCAGCACCAGGAGCACCGCCTCCTGGTCGACCACAACACCCCGCACTGCAGGTCCAACGTGACCTACAAGGGCGCGTTGCAGGGCGACGGCGCCCACGCCGTATGGATCGGTGACGTCCTCATCCAGGCCGCCGCCGAGGGCACCGACACCTACGAGATGAACCGCAACCTCGTCCTCACCGACGGTGCCCGGGTCGACTCCGTACCCAACCTGGAGATCGAGACCGGCGAGATCGTCGGCGCCGGCCACGCCTCGGCGACCGGCCGCTTCGAGGACGAGCAGCTGTTCTACCTCCAGTCCCGCGGTATCCCGGAGGAGGAGGCCCGCCGGCTCGTCGTGCACGGCTTCTTCGCCGAGCTGGTCCAGCAGATCGGCCTGCCCGACGTCGAGGCCCGTCTCCTCGACAAGATCGAGGACGAGCTGAAGGCGACGGTCTGA
- the sufB gene encoding Fe-S cluster assembly protein SufB — translation MTLPTETAHPELEGLGTYEFGWADSDEAGAVAKRGLSEAVVRDISEKKNEPEWMLKLRLKGLKLFDKKPMPNWGSDLSGIDFDNIKYFVRSTEKQAQSWEDLPEDIKNTYDKLGIPEAEKQRLVAGVAAQYESEVVYHQIREDLEEQGVIFLDTDTALKEHPELFKEYFGTIIPVGDNKFASLNTAVWSGGSFVYVPKGVHVDIPLQAYFRINTENMGQFERTLIIVDEDAYVHYVEGCTAPIYSSDSLHSAVVEIIVKKGGRCRYTTIQNWSNNVYNLVTKRAVAYEGATMEWVDGNIGSKVTMKYPAVYLMGEHAKGETLSIAFAGEGQHQDAGAKMVHMAPNTSSNIVSKSVARGGGRTSYRGLIEIGEGAPGAKSNVLCDALLVDTVSRSDTYPYVDVREDDVSMGHEATVSKVSEDQLFYLMSRGLTEFEAMAMIVRGFVEPIAKELPMEYALELNRLIELQMEGSVG, via the coding sequence ATGACGCTCCCCACGGAGACCGCCCACCCTGAGCTCGAGGGTCTGGGCACGTACGAATTCGGCTGGGCCGACTCCGACGAAGCAGGCGCGGTGGCGAAGCGCGGCCTGTCCGAGGCCGTCGTCCGCGACATCTCGGAGAAGAAGAACGAGCCGGAGTGGATGCTGAAGCTCCGTCTCAAGGGCCTGAAGCTGTTCGACAAGAAGCCCATGCCCAACTGGGGCTCCGACCTGTCGGGCATCGACTTCGACAACATCAAGTACTTCGTGCGGTCCACGGAGAAGCAGGCACAGTCCTGGGAGGACCTGCCCGAGGACATCAAGAACACCTACGACAAGCTCGGCATCCCGGAGGCGGAGAAGCAGCGCCTGGTCGCCGGTGTCGCCGCGCAGTACGAGTCGGAGGTCGTCTACCACCAGATCCGCGAGGACCTGGAGGAGCAGGGCGTCATCTTCCTCGACACCGACACCGCGCTCAAGGAGCACCCGGAGCTCTTCAAGGAGTACTTCGGCACGATCATCCCTGTCGGTGACAACAAGTTCGCCTCGCTGAACACGGCCGTCTGGTCGGGCGGGTCCTTCGTCTACGTGCCCAAGGGCGTCCACGTGGACATCCCGCTCCAGGCCTACTTCCGTATCAACACGGAGAACATGGGCCAGTTCGAGCGGACGCTGATCATCGTCGACGAGGACGCCTACGTCCACTACGTCGAGGGCTGCACCGCGCCGATCTACTCCTCGGACTCGCTGCACTCCGCGGTCGTCGAGATCATCGTGAAGAAGGGCGGCCGCTGCCGCTACACGACCATCCAGAACTGGTCGAACAACGTGTACAACCTCGTCACCAAGCGCGCCGTGGCGTACGAGGGCGCGACCATGGAGTGGGTCGACGGCAACATCGGCTCCAAGGTCACCATGAAGTACCCGGCGGTCTACCTGATGGGCGAGCACGCCAAGGGCGAGACCCTGTCCATCGCCTTCGCGGGCGAGGGCCAGCACCAGGACGCCGGCGCCAAGATGGTCCACATGGCCCCGAACACCTCCTCCAACATCGTCTCCAAGTCGGTGGCGCGAGGCGGCGGCCGCACCTCCTACCGCGGACTGATCGAGATCGGCGAGGGCGCCCCGGGCGCGAAGTCCAACGTGCTGTGCGACGCGCTGCTCGTGGACACCGTCTCGCGGTCCGACACCTACCCGTACGTCGACGTCCGCGAGGACGACGTGTCGATGGGCCACGAGGCGACGGTCTCCAAGGTCTCCGAGGACCAGCTCTTCTACCTCATGAGCCGCGGACTCACCGAGTTCGAGGCCATGGCGATGATCGTGCGCGGCTTCGTCGAGCCGATCGCCAAGGAGCTGCCCATGGAGTACGCCCTGGAGCTCAACCGGCTGATCGAGCTGCAGATGGAGGGTTCGGTCGGCTGA